TTGGCAGGTATGCCAGAGATATTGCAGAAGTGATCGATTTTCTTGAAGGGCAGAAGTACTTCAAACGACTCGTCAGCATTCCCCACATGGCCTCTTTAGTGATCAGAATGGTCGATGACGCTGTTGAGAGCTTCATCAAAAGAGATGTTGAAAAGGCACTCAACCTCTTTGCGCGAGATGATGAAGTTGATGCGCTTTATGAAAGTATTTTCAGAGAGGTTCTCACATACATGATGGAAGACCCAAAGAAAGTGCCGATGGGCATGCGCTTTATTCTGATCGCAAGGTATCTCGAGAGAATTGCGGATCATGCGTGTAACATTGGGGAACGGGTCGTTTACATGATAACCGGTGAGCGTGTTGACCGGGTAAAACAGATCTAAGAGGAAATTACGATGAGATCGGATGAGGGCATCAGGCAT
This region of Methanomassiliicoccales archaeon genomic DNA includes:
- the phoU gene encoding phosphate signaling complex protein PhoU — protein: MTRIVLSDELAKLNEEVAEMGKLAREAIDKAIRAIVNEEFALKDEVRKLDDAIYQWDLKIEKHCIDLIALHSPVAGDLRIVSTSLKMITDLNRIGRYARDIAEVIDFLEGQKYFKRLVSIPHMASLVIRMVDDAVESFIKRDVEKALNLFARDDEVDALYESIFREVLTYMMEDPKKVPMGMRFILIARYLERIADHACNIGERVVYMITGERVDRVKQI